Proteins encoded within one genomic window of Brachybacterium muris:
- a CDS encoding cold-shock protein — MATGIVTWFNSDKGYGFIAPEDGSADVFAHFSAIAGTGRRDLEENQRVEFETERGPKGMQAVNIRPL; from the coding sequence ATGGCTACTGGCATCGTCACCTGGTTCAACTCCGACAAGGGCTACGGCTTCATCGCCCCCGAGGACGGCTCCGCCGATGTGTTCGCGCACTTCAGCGCCATCGCCGGCACCGGTCGCCGCGACCTGGAGGAGAACCAGCGCGTGGAGTTCGAGACCGAGCGCGGCCCCAAGGGCATGCAGGCAGTGAACATCCGCCCCCTCTGA
- a CDS encoding M50 family metallopeptidase → MDLPLIARSVWERITPGVPAEAGWWLLAALAAAVLVVSVPPLWRLARPAVTIVHELGHAIVGVLMGRRFTGFVVSADMSGHAVTVGPRRGIGRILTLLAGYPAPAVLGAVLVQLALAGWAGAALFVAVVVLAVSLVFTRSAHTVLAVLGTTAVIGVTWWFGSPIVVTGLTLTAGAFLLLGAWRHLGAVVTSRRRGEDPGQLAQLTAVPAALWNLAFGLVIAACTAWAGAALLPHLR, encoded by the coding sequence GTGGATCTGCCGCTCATCGCCCGCTCCGTCTGGGAGCGCATCACCCCCGGGGTGCCCGCCGAGGCCGGATGGTGGCTGCTGGCCGCACTGGCCGCAGCAGTACTGGTGGTGAGCGTGCCACCGCTGTGGCGCCTTGCCCGCCCCGCGGTCACGATCGTCCACGAGCTGGGCCACGCGATCGTCGGGGTGCTGATGGGACGCCGGTTCACCGGCTTCGTGGTCAGCGCCGACATGTCCGGCCACGCCGTGACCGTGGGACCCCGCCGCGGCATCGGCCGCATCCTCACCCTGCTGGCCGGTTACCCCGCCCCCGCGGTCCTGGGGGCGGTGCTGGTGCAGCTGGCCCTGGCCGGATGGGCAGGGGCCGCGCTGTTCGTCGCGGTGGTGGTGCTGGCGGTCTCACTGGTCTTCACCCGCTCGGCGCACACGGTCCTCGCCGTTCTCGGCACCACCGCGGTGATAGGCGTGACCTGGTGGTTCGGCAGCCCCATCGTGGTCACAGGGCTCACCCTCACCGCCGGGGCCTTCCTGCTGCTGGGCGCCTGGCGGCATCTCGGTGCGGTGGTGACCTCCCGCAGGCGTGGCGAGGACCCCGGTCAGCTGGCGCAGCTCACCGCGGTCCCCGCTGCGCTGTGGAACCTGGCGTTCGGACTGGTGATCGCGGCCTGCACGGCCTGGGCAGGGGCGGCCCTGCTGCCGCACCTGCGCTGA